CAGTGGATTTATATGCTGCGTTATCAAATAGGAGGTCAACCACTTGAAAAATAAAGAATCATTTGTATTCGTCACAATCCCACTATCCGAGATCAAGAAATTCATTCTTATTGACTTTGTAGCTGGAACGGTCATTTACTTTGCCATTAGGTTTCCCTTACATTCCTTTATAGCCGCCTCAGCCGGCAGCATGTTCGGCCCAATACTTATTCGCCAATCCATGAAATTGGTTCAGAATCGCGCTAAAGCTTAAACCATAAAAGGCAAGCTTTCAACCTTGCTGTATGTATTTTAGAAATTGTTCAATCTGTTTTTTATGATGCTTATCATGTGGTATAAAACTTCTCATATACTTGCGAACACTGAACTTCTTGCGGTCTCCATCCTTATATTCCAAATCACATTCTTCATCCGATAATCCAGAGACTGCATCTAAAATTCTAGATCTGTAGAGCACAAATTGTTCAATCAAGGTTTGCTTGGATAACAATTTGGCATACTCAATCGCGTTAGCATTAAATTCGTTAAAATCCAAATGTTTCGTTGTTAGTGGTTCTTTCAAAATAATCTTCTTAATAGCACCTTCATAGAAATATTTATCCCAGAGCATGAGGTGACAGAGAATATCCTTCACGGTCCATTTACCAGTAGCTATGGGCTTATCCCAATGTTTATCTGGCACCTCTTCTAATGATTTCACGAATGGAATAAGAGACTTAAATTCGAGTATCATTTGCTCCTTTGATTTTACTGCCATAGAAGCTAACCTCCGTGTGAATATAAAATAGAATAGCAAAAATATTATGCAGCATCATCCTTAGAAGCAGTTATTAGATCAGCCTCAGTAGATTCTGGATTCAGCCAAATCTCAATCATATCATGGGTACGCTTTACATCATTTTCATCGAGTATATAATACCATTGATCCGTATGTTTTCCTTCCCCTTGGAGCATATGACTCGTTATTTCAGGGGTTCCACCTTCAAGAATTACCTTCTTAGCCAAATCCAAAATAAAATCTGACTTCATATTGGTTTTAAAGTTACTGCCAGCAATTTCAATAATGTTCTGTATATTAAGAATATTATCTATTCTTTTCATCCGATCAAGCGCTGCTTTTAGGAAAATCCGTTGTCTCTCTGTTCGCTTAAAATCAGAATCTTCCCGATATCTTACATACATTAAAGCTTCCTTACCGGAATAGATCGCTTTGTTCGGCTCAATTCTTAGTTTCTCATGATCGGGGCTCTTATTCTCTATCACCTTGGTGATTGGAAGCACCACTCCTCCAAGAGCATCTGTAACACCCACAAGCCCATTAAAATTAATAGTAGCATAGTAATCAATAGGTGTGTTCAGTAGATTCTTAACGGTATCCACACTCATCTGAGGACCACCGTAGGAATGCGCTGCATTAATCTTGGTTTCTTTTCGTGCTCCTTTGATATTTTCTGCTCCAATAATTTCAGTATATGAATCACGGGGAATGGAGACGAGCAGTGCTTTATGGTCTACAGGTCGAATAACTGTATAAATAATAGAATCAGATAGTCCGTTTTCTTTGCCACGCTGATCGGTGCCTAGTAGAAGGATAGAGAAAGGACGGTCTTTATTTTCCGTCGTTGCTTGTATTCCAGATTCTTCAGTGTCTTCCAACGGCACATAGGACTCTTCAAGGGTGTGTTCAATAGTGGGTGCTACAACATTATTAAACCCAAAAATCATTAGTTCTTTACGGAAAATAAAGGATCCTAGCCCAACAAGAAGTAAGGTAGCGATCGAAAAATACCAAATCTTCATTTTCTTGCTGATTTTATTCTTTTTCACTTTCTTTTTCTCGATTCTACTTAAAGCAAATGAAGCAGGTGGATGAGTGCTCTGTTTATTTTTCATTTGAATGAATTACCCTTTCTGTTTATGCGACTTCTCACCATTAATGAACATCACTTTTTATTTGTGCCTACCCTCCATTACCTAAATATCCCATTATTATAGACGATCATTGGATCGATAAGTTTCTTTTTATAAGAAATTTTTGAGGCAAAAAAAAGACCACATCCTATCAAGGATGGGTCTGCTAAGTTTATTGAGGTTACATTAGGTTTTGTTCAGGATCGTATCGATTTCACTTTTCAGTAAAAGATACCTGACAACACTTCTCATAATTGGGACTTTGGTTAACTTATGCTGGTCTACATAGCTTTTCATTTGATCTTTAGACAGACCAAGCAAGCTACCGGCTTCAGACACAGTCAATACTTCTTTGTTGCTTGTAGCGTTAAAGGTTTTCTTCACTTTTAAATTCCAGTCTTCAAACACCTGCACTTACATCCGCCACCTTTCTACTAAGCGAGAAATATAAGACATAAAGTATTGTGTGAAACTTATAATTTCTTATATTTAAAAAAATCCCCAAACTATAAGTTTGGGGATTTTTTTCACAACTTTAGAGTTTTACAACATTCTCAGCTTGTTGACCACGATTGCCTTGAACTACGTTAAATTCTACACGTTGTCCTTCATCCAAAGACTTGAATCCGTCACCAGTGATTGCGCTGAAATGTACGAATACGTCTTCTCCGCCTTCAACCTCGATAAAACCAAAGCCTTTGTCTGCGTTAAACCATTTCACTGTTCCTGTTTGCATAATATAATTACCACCTTTTTTAATTTACATGTTATTCTTATCCCAAAAAAATCTCTTACAAAATCTCTAAAAAAATAAAAATTCACATATGGTACAAGGTTATTGTCATCTTAAGAATAACCCTCTACGCTATGTGAATTAGCAGGTAACTACTTTCGATATATTGATTATAGCACATCCGATGGCATGTAGATACCTTTTAGATTATGTAATAAATGGAAAAAACCCTGATCCTTTAGAAAAGGACAGGGTTTCCCACCTGTAATCACGATATCACATCAGTTTAAATTTTAAAATAAGACAATTTGTCCAGCAAATCTTGCACCATTGAGCTGAGGGATTCCGTCGAAGCTGAGATTTCTTCCATAGAAGCAAGCTGCTCCTCTGAGGCTGCTGCAACACTTTGTGAATCTGCGGACGCTTCTGATGCAAGTTCGGCTAATACTTTTACACTAGCTGAAATTTGCTCTGTACCAGCAGTCATCTGCTGTGCAGCTGCAGATACTTCCTGAATCTGATCTGTAACCTGTGTCATTTCAGCAAGAATCGATGTAAACAAAAGATCACTGTCAGATACACCCTGCACACCGATACGTACTTGCTCATTACCAACAGCCATAGCCTGTGAGGCTTGATTAGTATCTTGGACCACATGTTCGACTAATTCAGTAACTTGTTCGGCAGCTTGTTTCGTTTGATCCGCCAACATGCGTATTTCCGAAGCTACTACAGCAAATCCACGACCTTGTTCACCCACTCTGGATGCTTCAATTGCTGCGTTTAATGCCAATAGATTAGTCTGCTTACTAATATTTGAGATCAGACCAATAATCCCACTAATCTGTACAGATCTTTCACCTAGTCGTTCAATCGCCAGACTGGTCTCGTCCACGGATTGCTTAAGCTCTGTCATCTGGTTCACCGCCATTTGAAGCTGTGCACTGCCTCTCTTCGTTTGATCGGTTACTTCGTCTGCAGATGCAGACACCGCTGATGAAGAGTCAGCGATACGTTGCACTCCAATGCTAAGATCGCTCATGGCCAGAGAAGATTCTCCTGCATAACCATTCTGCAGTTGCGCTCCCTCGGCGACTCGTCCAATAGCCACAGCAATCTGTTCAGCAGCTTTCCCTGTCTGTTCCGCGTTCGCTGTCAACTCTTCAGAAGTAGCACCCACTGACATCGATAAATCAGCCACAATTCCAAACATTTCTCGAAGCTTATATGTCATCTGATTAAAATGTGAAGACATCTTACCGAATTCATCATCATTTCGAACCTGCAATGTTTGTGTTAAGTCCCCTTGAGCCATAAGCTGCAATTTCTCAGATAATACTCGAAGCGGTTTGATCACCATTAACCATAATTGTAAGACTATAACTATTCCTAGAATCAGCATCCCAACAATCATGATAATAAATGATTCTGTTTTCGTTTGTTCGTAATCAGCCATGATTGTGGCTTTAGGAATCGCAGTCTGCGTATACCATACCTGATCGCTTTCTGGCAGTGGAATCGGAACAAAAATACGAAGTACATTTTCTCCTTTCGAATTATTGGTGTACCCCTGAACCGACTTCCCATTCTTCACTTGTCTCCACAGTGCAGCTTTCTCTTCCGTATCACCGAAATCTTTAAGTACACTTTCTGGATCATTAGGATTAGCTGCATATTTGCCATTACCCGTGACTAGAGAAACGTATCCACCCATAGGTTTATATTTATCAGCATCCTCCTGGAGCTTTGATAACGAAACATCAAATCCTACCGTCCCAAGAAAAGTGCCCGATTTGTCCAAAATGGGCAGCATAACCGAAATCATCTCTATAGCCCCACCAGTCGTCTCATAGGAATAGGGTTCAATGTAGATCGGTTTTTTCTCTTTTTTAGGTAAAAGGTAATAATCACCCGCACCTTCTACATCGTAATTCTTTAAGGGTTCAACCGTTATTGAACCTTGATTCCTAAGAACATAAGGAATAAAACGCCCCGTACCATCATCATACGGCATCTTATTGATATTAGCCTGATCGTTTTGATCGAAGGCATTCGGTTCCCACACTGTACTAATTGCAAAAAGCTCGGGTCTATTCTCAAGCATCGATTTCATTGTTGAAATAACTTCTTCACGACTCAAAGTTTGATGTTCTCTTGATTCAACCAGTACTTCTGTGAATACCTTTGCTGCCGACTCTATGTCTACCATACTATTCTGAATAGTTTCCGCATAACTTCGTCCAGCAACTTCCGCCTCTAGTTCACCATTCGATATGCTCACACTTCGAAGATTAAGCAGATTCGCGATTAGACTAAAGAAAAAGATAACAATGATAACTAAACTTACTACCAGAACAAATTTAACCGTTAAAGAAAGCCTACGATATAACGCCATCTGAACAACTCCACTCTAGGATAATATACCTTATCTTTAATCGACAAAATACGACTATCACTAAATAGGTCTTTTCACCTATAATTAAATAATAAAATTTAAAACACCTATCCCTTCAAAAAGTATGTTTAAATAAAAGTAGCCTAACTAAAAAAATCTCAATACAAAGGAGTTCATGCCGATGGAAATATCCTCTTTTTTGTTGCCTAAAGATCAAGTTGCCTATATCACTAACTCACTATCCATGCTGGAAGCCTTAGAACAATTAGAGCAGCACCATTATACGGCTATCCCTATTATTGATAATGAAGGAAAATATGTAGGAACACTTTCGGAAGGTGATCTATTGTGGAAGCTGAAAAACACAGCAGGTCTAACTTTTGACAATATAGGAGAAGTTCCAGTAAGCGATATCCAGAAGCATGTTCATAACGAGAGCGTTCTCATAAATGCCGAAATGGAGGATATGCTGACGCTCGCCGCAGATCAGAATTTTGTTCCTGTGATTGATAAAGAAGGCGTGTTTGTCGGAATTATTCGTCGAAAAGATATCATTGAATATTATACTCGCAACATTACTGATTAACTGATTAGTTGAACAACAAAAAGACCTGATCAGCAACATCATGAGAAGATGAAGCTAATCAGGTCTATTTTCTACCCTAAATTATAGTTCAGTCAGGATAATGGTTCCTTGAGGGGTGATAGCTAATGTATGTTCATACTGTGCTGACAGACCGCCGTCAATGGTACGTGCAGTCCAACCATCCGCATCAATCTTTGTCCTGTAGCTGCCTGTGTTCAGCATCGGTTCAATGGTAAATACCATCCCCTCTTTAAGACGAGGTCCTCTGCCAGCCGGACCATAGTGAGGTACTTCTGGTGCTTCATGCATTTCTGAACCAATCCCATGGCCAATAAAATCACGCACAACTGAAAAACCATTAGACTCTGCGTAAACTTGAATAGCATGAGCGACATCCCCGATACGGTTGCCTGCAACTGCCTGCTCGATACCACGGAATAAAGATTCTTTTGTGGTGTCTAGCAATTTAGTCGCCTGCTCACTAATGTTGCCAATCCCATATGACCAAGCGGAATCTGCCAACCAGCCATCTAAGTTAACTACCATGTCTATGGTTACTATATCTCCATCTTTAAGTGGTTCCTTCTTCGGAAATCCGTGGCAGATTACATCATTTACAGATGCACAGGTTGCATACGGATATCCGTTATATCCCTTTTGCTCAGGAGTCGCTCCTTGAGACAGTATAAATTTTTCTGCAAATTCATCAATCTCCCAGGTAGTAATTCCCGGCTGTAGAATTTGCGCAATTTGACGATGACATTCAGCGAGAATTTTTCCCGCCGCACGCATTTTTTCGATCTCTTCCATCGTTTTCATGATAATCATAATATCGCCTCTTCTGTACAGAACACATCACTCTCGGGCAATGGCTCTTCTTTTGTATTTAGTTTCCCCTTTATATTATGAAAGAAAAACACGAGAAATCCAAATCATTAAGCAAAAAAAAATATTTATTCCTGTCTGAAACTAAAAAACTCCCCTTATTCTTATGAAAATGTGGTTAGGGTAAGGCCAACCAACAAAGAGGTGTCCCAGCAGCCATAATGCAGGCTCTGGGACACCCATTTCAGTCTAAATTAGATTAGTCATGAAAATTAAGACCTGACGAAACCACTTTGACATAACCTGCACGGATCACGAAATCTCCAAAATGCTCGCTATGCAGACGTTCTTTTGAATAACGATGAAGAATTGGCTCCAGCGTCTCCAGAATTTCTTTTTCATCTATGTTTTCTTTATACATTTTGTTCAAGCGATCTCCTGTAAACCCTGCTCCCAAGTACATATTATATCTGCCTGGACCTTTACCAATAAACGAGATTTCGCCTAGTGCCGGTCTTGCACACCCATTAGGACAGCCTGTCATCCGGATCACGATTTCCTCATCGCGTAGACCAGCTTCATCAAGGACAAGTTCTAGCTTATCAATCAACGAAGGCAAATAACGTTCTGCTTCAGCCATTGCAAGTCCGCAGGTTGGTAGCGCCACACAAGACATCGAACTGCGTCGTAGCGCAGACAGATGAGCTCCGTCCGTAAGTCCATGCTGTTTAGCCAGCTCAGCCACTTTTCGCTTTTTGGCAGTGGTTACGTTAGCAATCGTTAAATTCTGATTCGGCGTAAGCCGGAAATCCCCGGTATGAATCTTGGCAATTTCCCGCAGTCCAGTCATCAACGTGTACCCTTCTTGGTCATGAATCCGTCCGCTTTGGATATAAAGCGTCAAATTCCATTTTCCATTCGTACCCTTCACCCAGCCATAGCGGTCTCCATTATGGTCGAAATGGTACTCACGTGCCGCCTCAAGCTGCCATCCGAGTCTTTCATGCAGCTCATCGACAAACCATTCCAGACCGTGGCGGTCAATCGTATACTTGAACCGTGCATTTTTGCGGACAGAACGATTTCCATAGTCCCGCTGAATCGTTACTGTCTTCTCCGCTACATCGATTAATTGATCAGGACGGCAAAAACCAATGATACGGCCAAGCTGAGGATACGTGCTGGTATCGCCATGCGTCATTCCCATACCACCGCCTACAGAAACGTTGAACCCTACCAGCTTATCATTCTCAAGAATAGCGATGAAGCCTAGATCCTGCGAGAACACATCTACGTCATTTGAAGGAGGCACCGCAAGACCAATCTTGAATTTACGCGGTAAATATACCGGACCATAGATCGGTTCAACTTCTGCCCGATCTCCTAAACTATCCACTACCTTTTCACCGTCTAGCCAAATTTCATGGTAAGCGGGAGTACGTGGGGATAGATGATCACTAACTTTGCGCGCCCATTCATAGACTTCTGCATGCACCTCAGATTGATAAGGATTCGGATTGCTCATTACGTTACGGTTGACATCCCCACAAGCTGCAAGGGTTGTCATTAGCGTATCATTGATGCTTCGAATGGTTTTTTTTAAGTTCCATTTGAGAACGCCATGCATTTGAAATGCCTGTCTTGTAGTCAGACGTAAGGTTCCGTTACCATACTTCTGTGCCAGATCATCCATCACCAGCCATTGTTCCGGTGTAGCTACACCACCTGGGGCAACTACGCGGAGCATAAACTGGAATGCTGGCTCCAGCTTCTGACGTTCCCGTTCATTGCGCAAATCTCTGTCATCCTGCATATAGCTTCCGTGAAATTTAAGCAGCCGATTATCATCTTCAGGTAGACCACCCGTAATCGGATTGCTTAGTGTCTCAACTAATGCACCCCGCAGATAGTTACTCTCCGATTTAATATGCTCAACATCACTTGGAGGCCCGCCGATCGGCTTAACCTTCTCATTGTTTGCCATTGTTGTTATCTCCCCCCGAAGTCATTCGATAACTCCATCTATCCATTAATAGACATCACGCTGGTAACGCTGCGTCTGTTGCATATCTTCCAGATAAGCCGCTGCCGCTTCAGGGCTCAGTCCGCCCTCACTCTGAATCACCGTAAGCAGTGCAGAATGAACATCATGCGCCATGTACTTCTCGTCACCGCAAACGTAGATATGAGCACCTTCTTGCAGCCATTCATAAACCTCACGACTTTTTTGTAAAATGCGATGTTGTACATATACTTTCTCTTCGGTATCACGTGAGAAGGCGACATCCAGCTTACTTAGAACGCCATCCTTTAGCATTCTCTGCCAATCAGTCTGATACAGGAAATCTGTTACAAAATGCCGATCCCCATAGAACAGCCAAGATTTCCCTTCCGCTCCCAGTTCTCCACGTTCCTCTAGGAAAGAGCGGAATGGTGCAACACCTGTGCCTGGTCCGATCATGATGATCGGCGCATCCGGATTAGTCGGCAGCTTAAAGTTAGGATTATGCTGAATGTAAATAGGCAATGTATCTCCCGGCTCTACTCTTTCTGCGCAATGCACTGAGCAGACACCGTAACGTTCCCTACCGTGAGCCTCATAACGTACAGCTCTGACGGTTAGATGAACCTCATCCGGGTTAGCTTTATAACTGCTGGCGATAGAATATAGGCGTGCAGGAAGCTTCCGCAAAATCGTCACAAAACTGCTGGCTGGACCTTCCCACGGTGAGAAGTCCTGGATCAAATCGAGTAGATCGCGTCCTTGAATATACGCTTTAAGCTCCGAAGCACGGTCTGGAGCTAATAACTCACTCAGCTTGTTTGAAGCAGACAGCTTTGCCGCTTGCTCCAGCAAAGGTCTGGTCAATACAGTGATTTCATAATGATGCAAAAGTGCCTCACGTAAGGCTCCTTCATCACCTTTCTTATTAAACGGAACCTTATCATTAGGATTCCAGCCCATAGTATGAATAATAGCGTCCACCAGTTCAGGATGATTCTCTGGGTAAACTCCCAGTGCATCCCCAGGTTCAAACTGTATATTAGAGCCTTCAAGCGATAGTTCCAAATGGCGAGTCTCCCTGTCCGAACCGCGTCCGTTCAAATTCAGATTCTCCAGTACCTCTGCCTTAAAAGGATTATTACGAGTATATAGAGGTTCTTGTGACTCTGCGTCCTCCGCGGCTTGAACCGCTTTTGCAGCAATGGCTGGAGCATTTAAATTTGCATTTAATGCACCAATTACACCTTCAAACCATTCGGCAACGGAATCGTCATAATCGAGATCACAATCTACACGTGGACTTAGAGGCTTACCACCAAGCTCCTCTAACCTCTGATCGAACTCTTTACCCGTCTGACAGAAAAATTCATAAGAGGTGTCTCCCAGAGCCAGAACTGAAAACCGTAGGTTCTCTAATTGAGGAGCTCTTTTACTGTAAATAAATTCATGAAAAATCCTTGCATTATCAGGTGGTTCACCTTCTCCATGAGTACTCACCAATAGAAGTAGATTCTCAACCTTTTTAAGCGCTGTAGGTTTGAAATTGTTCATCGCGGAGAGTGTGACCTGAAATCCTTGCTCTTCCAGCTTGCGGGACAAGCTCCCCGCAAGTCGCTGGCAATTCCCCGTTTGCGAACCAAATAATATGGTCACTTCCCGTGAGGCTGCTGGTTGGCTCGTTACGGAAGCGCCAACCTCTGTGTTTCCAATCGTATTCGATGGCACTTGAAGTTCAGCACCTGCTGGCGCTGCCGCCGTAGTACGTCCAATCGCGGACAAAAATCCACTAAGCCATATTTGCTGCGTCTCCGTTAAGGTTGGTAGAAGACGATTGAGAAGCTCGACTTGGTTCTCGTTAAAAGGACTGTTCGTTACCTGTAGTTGCAACAATATCCATCTCTCCTAAACATGAAATCTGGTTATGATCCGTGCCTCAATTGAATTTATCTGAGCCTTTTTTAGAACCTCATAAAATCAGGCTATCACAATATTTGTAAACGATCAATGAAGTCATTTTCACCTAAAAATTGTTAATTATTGAAAAAGTATCAATAAAGTACGTAAAAACCGATCAAAACAGTATGATTTGCTCTGTTTTGATCGGTTTCATTATAAAAAATGATACTATTTATAAAATATTGTGATAAATAAAAACTATAAATCCTTCTTACTTTCGGGAAATAATACCTCGCCTACCCCTGTCTTTATCTTCACAATCTCTTCAAGCGTATTTGATAACTCACCTGGCGGATAAGGCTTCGTCAAATACTTCTGTATCACATCATTCAATTGGTTCTTATCTGATTGATCCAGAGCAGAAGAGATAACAATCGGAATATTCTCTGTTCTCGAATCCTCTTTTAGCATTCGGATCAAATCCCAGCCGTCCAGTTCTTCACCAAGCATCAAATCAACCACGATCGCAACAAATGGTGTTTTCAAGGCCTGATCAAAAGCTTGCTGTGGATGATAGTGATGGGTAACACGGAACCCCTTCCCTTTTAGCTCTTCTGATAAAAGCAACGAAAGACTATAATCATCTTCAACAATCATTACATTAGGTTTGAGCTCTTTATCGGCATTCCATTTATTCAGCTCATCTTGCTGCCGGCTTGCTTCTGCATTAAGGATTGGAAGGCTAAACCAAACGGTTGTCCCTTCACCCTCTACCGAATCAATACCGATGGTTCCCTTTTGTTTCTCAATAATTTCTTTACAGATGGCAAGACCGAGACCTGTTCCACCAATTCTTTTGGAGGCGCTGTTGTCCACTCGTCTGAATTTTTGGAATAGCTGTCCGATTTGATCCTTTGGAATGCCCAGACCATTATCCTGGATACGCACAATAATATGATCCGGCTCATTATGCAGCAGTACCTTCACTTCATTGTTAGAGGGTGAGAACTTGATCGCATTACTTAACAAATTTGTTAGAACTTGGACGATCTTATCCTTGTCCACATCTACCTCCGCATTCAGAGCCTCATCCACCAATAGCACATGATGTGTGCTACTAAGTTTATATTGATCGATAACCCCAAGGACAATTTCACTAAGATTTACATGCTCCGTGATATACTGCTGCTTCCCTGACTCCATTCTCTGCAGATCCAGAAAATCATTAATAAGCTCAGTCAACCGCTTCGCTTCCTTATGAATCGTCTCCAAATACTTCAGCTGCTTCTCAGGCTTCATGGTTTTGGACAATAGCAGTTCCGTGAATCCTAATACACTCGACAATGGCGTTCTCAGCTCATGACTTACCGTACTGACAAGATCAGATTTCATAAGATCCAGCTCGTACTCCCTAGTGATATCTCTATATACAAACAATGTACCAATTCTAAGCTCCCGACGGAAAACAGGAATCGCATAAACATCAATATGCTTCTTGGATTCCGTTCCAATGGAGTATTGCATACTGCTAGACTCCAGAGCATCCTCAGAGATTGCCTGTTCAAAAAACGACCGAAGTTCATGGTTCTCATTCGAGCGTTCGATGAAATAATCCATCCATTCTTTTCTAGGAGTCAGTGTACCTTCGATCCAGTCATAGTTAACGATGTTGCACAGCGCCTTATTCATCTGAAGCATCACGCCTTCTGTACTCACGAACTGAATGCCTTCGTTTACGTTATTCACGATATCGCGGTTCAGCTTTCGCCCATGTTCAATCTCTTCGTACATGAACAAACGTTCAATCGCCAGAGCTACGCGATTCATCATTCCTTGAACCTCATTAATCTCTTCTTTACTGAAAGAATGTCCAATCCGGGTCCCGCAAAATACAGCTAGAATCTCATCTTCTGCATTTACAACAGTGGTATAGAAATCATAACAGTAGACCTCATCCGCAGAAATCCCCTGTTCCGATTGCGTAGCTAGACGCTTAATCAGATAGGTTTTTTCCGTCTTCAAACGATATAACATTTCATTGTTCTCATTATCGAGATAACGCTCTACATTTTCCTGAGGAATCCCTTTAACAGCCGCGATCTTATCTTTTACAAGAAGGAAGAAACTCGAATCAAATGAATACAGGTGATGCATGAACTGAATAAACTTATCTGCAAATTCATGTTTATCTAAGGTGTAAGTAATGTCATGATTCAACTGATTATTAAGCTCAAGCATTTTTTTTGTCTGTTCCGTATTCTTCAGCGTTTCCGCTAGCTCCAGCTGTACACTCTTCATAGAGGTGACATCATACGCGATAAAAATGTACTGATAAATCACACCCTCATTGTTCAGATACGGCACGACAGTCAGATGCATCCAGATTGGCGATCCGTCTTTAGTCAGAATCTGGAGTTCATTGCTCCATACCCCGCCCGTATATAATTTGTTGAAGATCTTCTGCATTTGTTCTCTAGAAATATTATAGAGTTCAAATAACTTATAGGTAAAACCGATAATTTCAGAATTTTTATAGCCGGTATATTTACTTAAATTATCATTCGCGTAGGTAAATACGCCTTTATCTGTAAGGATCCCCACCGCTGAGGATTGATCGAGTGCCTTCATCATACTCTCTATTTCACTAAGCGAACGTTGCAGTCTATACTGCTGATCCTGAAGTTCATCTTGCTGCGCGTGCAGCTCTTCATTCTGCATCATCAATTCTTCTTCTTTGTCCTGAATACTTCTGGCCATATTTAGAAATGCATTATAAAGCCGACCAATCTCATCTTGATGCTTAAGCTTGCCGAGAAGAATTTCCTCACCGGCAGCCAAGGAATGAGTGGCCCCTTCCAGCTTCAAAATAGGATTAATCAAATTCTTAAGAATCCGCCAGATCATAAAGGTAAAGAACAGTAGAATAATCGTGCTAAAAAAGAAGGCGATAAAGGTGAATTCGTTAGCTCGTTTAATATAATCCATAGCCATGGTATTTAATGCTGCATCGGATCGCTGTCTGTACTCTTTCGTATACGTTAGAAAATCATTCACTGATTTAGTAATACCATCTCCGGATAGTACTCTTAAAGCAGC
This genomic stretch from Paenibacillus sp. FSL H7-0737 harbors:
- a CDS encoding cold-shock protein; amino-acid sequence: MQTGTVKWFNADKGFGFIEVEGGEDVFVHFSAITGDGFKSLDEGQRVEFNVVQGNRGQQAENVVKL
- a CDS encoding CBS domain-containing protein, with amino-acid sequence MEISSFLLPKDQVAYITNSLSMLEALEQLEQHHYTAIPIIDNEGKYVGTLSEGDLLWKLKNTAGLTFDNIGEVPVSDIQKHVHNESVLINAEMEDMLTLAADQNFVPVIDKEGVFVGIIRRKDIIEYYTRNITD
- a CDS encoding helix-turn-helix domain-containing protein — protein: MQVFEDWNLKVKKTFNATSNKEVLTVSEAGSLLGLSKDQMKSYVDQHKLTKVPIMRSVVRYLLLKSEIDTILNKT
- a CDS encoding LCP family protein, with the translated sequence MKNKQSTHPPASFALSRIEKKKVKKNKISKKMKIWYFSIATLLLVGLGSFIFRKELMIFGFNNVVAPTIEHTLEESYVPLEDTEESGIQATTENKDRPFSILLLGTDQRGKENGLSDSIIYTVIRPVDHKALLVSIPRDSYTEIIGAENIKGARKETKINAAHSYGGPQMSVDTVKNLLNTPIDYYATINFNGLVGVTDALGGVVLPITKVIENKSPDHEKLRIEPNKAIYSGKEALMYVRYREDSDFKRTERQRIFLKAALDRMKRIDNILNIQNIIEIAGSNFKTNMKSDFILDLAKKVILEGGTPEITSHMLQGEGKHTDQWYYILDENDVKRTHDMIEIWLNPESTEADLITASKDDAA
- the map gene encoding type I methionyl aminopeptidase — translated: MIIMKTMEEIEKMRAAGKILAECHRQIAQILQPGITTWEIDEFAEKFILSQGATPEQKGYNGYPYATCASVNDVICHGFPKKEPLKDGDIVTIDMVVNLDGWLADSAWSYGIGNISEQATKLLDTTKESLFRGIEQAVAGNRIGDVAHAIQVYAESNGFSVVRDFIGHGIGSEMHEAPEVPHYGPAGRGPRLKEGMVFTIEPMLNTGSYRTKIDADGWTARTIDGGLSAQYEHTLAITPQGTIILTEL
- a CDS encoding DinB family protein, yielding MAVKSKEQMILEFKSLIPFVKSLEEVPDKHWDKPIATGKWTVKDILCHLMLWDKYFYEGAIKKIILKEPLTTKHLDFNEFNANAIEYAKLLSKQTLIEQFVLYRSRILDAVSGLSDEECDLEYKDGDRKKFSVRKYMRSFIPHDKHHKKQIEQFLKYIQQG
- a CDS encoding methyl-accepting chemotaxis protein translates to MALYRRLSLTVKFVLVVSLVIIVIFFFSLIANLLNLRSVSISNGELEAEVAGRSYAETIQNSMVDIESAAKVFTEVLVESREHQTLSREEVISTMKSMLENRPELFAISTVWEPNAFDQNDQANINKMPYDDGTGRFIPYVLRNQGSITVEPLKNYDVEGAGDYYLLPKKEKKPIYIEPYSYETTGGAIEMISVMLPILDKSGTFLGTVGFDVSLSKLQEDADKYKPMGGYVSLVTGNGKYAANPNDPESVLKDFGDTEEKAALWRQVKNGKSVQGYTNNSKGENVLRIFVPIPLPESDQVWYTQTAIPKATIMADYEQTKTESFIIMIVGMLILGIVIVLQLWLMVIKPLRVLSEKLQLMAQGDLTQTLQVRNDDEFGKMSSHFNQMTYKLREMFGIVADLSMSVGATSEELTANAEQTGKAAEQIAVAIGRVAEGAQLQNGYAGESSLAMSDLSIGVQRIADSSSAVSASADEVTDQTKRGSAQLQMAVNQMTELKQSVDETSLAIERLGERSVQISGIIGLISNISKQTNLLALNAAIEASRVGEQGRGFAVVASEIRMLADQTKQAAEQVTELVEHVVQDTNQASQAMAVGNEQVRIGVQGVSDSDLLFTSILAEMTQVTDQIQEVSAAAQQMTAGTEQISASVKVLAELASEASADSQSVAAASEEQLASMEEISASTESLSSMVQDLLDKLSYFKI